The Armatimonadota bacterium region ATGCGTGGGTGCGCGGGTTTGTAGCGGTTATGTGGCAAGGCACCAGGGGAAGGGACGGACGCCCAACCCGGTCCCGGGAGAAGCGCTGATCGCTGGTCTCGCTGGGCTGGACGCGGACTTTGTCGAAGTCAATGCTGGAGAACAAGACCCGCGGGACCGTGCCCGTCTTAAATCTGCGGATCGGGAGCCCGAGCTGAGCCAAAGACGCACTCAGCTCCACGGAAGCCGCCTCTCCGGCGCGTCCGGCGGGGATTGTGACCTCACCCATGTGTATCATACCGTTGAGAAATGTGCCCGCGCAGAGGACGAGCCCCCGACACGCCAGAGGTCGACCGCTCTGAAGCAGGACGCCGGAGACAGCACGCTCGTCGACGAGGACGCGGACAGCCGTATCTTGAAGAATCCACAGCGATTCCTGCTTTTCCAGCACCGCTTTCATGCACGCTCTGTATAGAGCTTTGTCGGCCTGGGCGCGCAAAGCCTGGACGGCCGGGCCACGGGAGGAATTGAGGAGCCGGATGTGGGTGAAAGAACGGTCGATATTGCGGGCCATCTCCCCGCCGAGAGCATCGATTTCCCGAACCAAATGGGCCTTGCCCGGGCCTCCGATGCTGCAGTTGCAGGGCATGGCCGCTATCGTGTCCAGATTCTGGGTCACAAGAGCTGTGCGCACACCAAGTCGGGCGCAAGCAAGGGCGGCCTCACAGCCCGCGTGGCCGCCGCCGACCACAACAACGTCGAAATCGTCATCGCTGAGAACCCGTGCGGTCATGCGCGCATTCTACACGGGTGCTTTGGGTGGCGCAAGGCCTCCTTGACAGGCGCCTCCACATGAAAGACAATGCTGGGCAGCATTGGCACTCGGGAGTGACCAGATGGGCGAGGACCCTATCGTACGCCACCAGGACGAGATCCCAGGCACGCCCTGTCCGTGCGGTATCAGCCGACGCGTCCTGACACGGGCAGACCGGGTTGTCGCGGGCTTCCATGTCACCGATCTCGGTGACGCGAAACGCCACGTACACCACCGTACGGTTGAAATCTACGCCATCCTCGAGGGGGAGGGCGTGATGGAGCTTGGAAGCGATGTGTATCCAGTCAAGCCCGGACATGTCATTTACGTCCCTGCCGGCTGTCCGCACCGGGCGATGGGGCGGATGCGCGCCCACATCGTCACTATCCCGCCCTTTGATCCCGATGACGAACATCTGTGCGATGACTGAGAAACGCCCCCGAAGGACCTCACACCGGCCCGAGAAGCCGTGTCTCATGGGCCGGCGAGATGGACGAAGTCCCGAATAGGGACCAGAACGACACAGGGAGGAGTTCGAGATGGCCAAGAAGTTTCGCGTAGCATTCGTGGGTGCCGGTGGCATCGCCCAGGGAGCACATTTCCCGGGGTGGAAAGCCCTGCCGGACTGCGAGATTGTCGCCATTGCCGACGTCCGGCGTGAGACTGCCCTCGCGGCCGCGGAAAAAGCGGGCATCGGGGAGGACATGATCTTCGAAGACTACAAGAAGATGCTCGAGTCCGTGGAAGCGGATATCGTGGATGTCTGCACCCCGAACTGCTACCACAAAGACCCCGTCATCGCCGCTTTCAAGGCCGGCTGCCACGTGATCGTCGAGAAGCCCATCGGCGTGTCGCGCAAGGAAGCGGAACAGATGACCGAAGCCGGACACAATGCCGGCAAACTCTTCATGGTCGCCCAGAGCATGCGTTTTCAGGACAATTCGCTGGCGATGAAAGACTGGGTGGATGCCGGCTACGTGGGCGACATTTACTGGGCCCGGGCCAGTTACCTGCGGCAGCGAGGAGTACCGGCGTGGGGGGCTTTCATCGTCAAAGAGATGTCGGCCGGCGGGCCAGGCTATGACCTGGGTGTGCACATTCTCGACCTGTGCCTGCATCTCATGGGGCACCCGGAGCCGGTGAGCGTCTCCGCGGGCATGTGGCTGGAACTGGCCAACAAACCATCCCTGATGAAGCACGATCCCAAGAAATACACGGTGCCTGAGGAGTTTGTTGCCGGTTTCGTGCGTTTCGCCAACGGCGCGGCCATTTCGCTGGAGACCAGCTGGGCATTGAATGTGCCTGAAGGCAGCGGTGCAATCGTTC contains the following coding sequences:
- a CDS encoding Gfo/Idh/MocA family oxidoreductase yields the protein MAKKFRVAFVGAGGIAQGAHFPGWKALPDCEIVAIADVRRETALAAAEKAGIGEDMIFEDYKKMLESVEADIVDVCTPNCYHKDPVIAAFKAGCHVIVEKPIGVSRKEAEQMTEAGHNAGKLFMVAQSMRFQDNSLAMKDWVDAGYVGDIYWARASYLRQRGVPAWGAFIVKEMSAGGPGYDLGVHILDLCLHLMGHPEPVSVSAGMWLELANKPSLMKHDPKKYTVPEEFVAGFVRFANGAAISLETSWALNVPEGSGAIVLAGTKGGMQNSPLTLVREEAGMLMNATPAINPYAGIASHSEEIRRFVEAIKSGGPSPVPGEQAIMTQRILDGLYTSAQKGKEVKV
- a CDS encoding cupin domain-containing protein, encoding MGEDPIVRHQDEIPGTPCPCGISRRVLTRADRVVAGFHVTDLGDAKRHVHHRTVEIYAILEGEGVMELGSDVYPVKPGHVIYVPAGCPHRAMGRMRAHIVTIPPFDPDDEHLCDD